The following DNA comes from Diceros bicornis minor isolate mBicDic1 chromosome 12, mDicBic1.mat.cur, whole genome shotgun sequence.
CCCAGACAATGGTTATGAGTGGATGTACTCAAATATGAAGAAACAATATCGGTTTTTCTTATAATCACACATTCAGAGTCAGTTTGTTACTATGGAATCACATATGATGTCACAAATTTGACATTCTAAATGCAAACCTAGACTGAGCAACAGAAGCAACAGGAAATGGAGCTGGGGAGAGGAAAACCTGCATAACCACAAAAGAATTTCAAGAGTTAAGAAATGAGTCAAACATctctgaaacagaaaaagaaggtgAGAGAACTGAACATCCTAGAATCTTGCCACAGAGCTGAGTAAATGTAGTTATCAGTCTATCACTTACCTCTGGGAATGCTCTGCAACAATCAAATAATTTCAGATAATGACGacatgtagagaaaagggaggggaagtaaaggaaatgaaggaggtggagaaaaagagaattaaagCACATAGTATAAGCCAATCCAACAAGTAAGAATTTATTGACATATGCTCATATGTTATTGGTCAGAGATGAAAACACAGTTTGAGGAATGCATAGCCTAGTAGGAAAGAGAATCCATAAACAAAGTACAATTCAATACTGAGTAAAACTATGTGCAAAAGACAAAGGCAACACAGAGTAAGGTGTAACTCTGGGAACTTCTCCCCAGCCACATTGAGCTGAGTTTTAAAGAAGATTACAGGGAAGAGGAGGTTACAAGAAAATAAGGGTGGTGTATAGGCAAATACAAGTCATTTGGCATCAGCAGAACATAGAGTTAAAGTGTAGAGTGGAGGGCAAGCAAGTTGGAGGTAAGAAGGATGTATCATGAGGCTCCTGGTCTCTCTAACCAAGTGAATGAAGAGCTTATCTAGAAATGAAGCATAAAttgatttacattttataaatgtcaatctaaataaatggagtggATGGATCTAGAAGTTGGGGGATTTGAGGCCATGAAACTGGATCAAAAAGCTATATTCTAAGAATATAGGAGCATGATGATCTGAAGCTTGGAACAAGGGAACAATAATAGGGATGGAGAAGGAGGattgaatttaaaatatcttttggaATTAGAAGTGGCAAGATTTTATGGTGTGGGTGGTTGATGGAAGGATTTTAGGATTAGTTCTAGAACCACATAGCTACACCATTCCCTGCAGTCACATATTCAATCATCCAACTAACACTGATCAGATTTTTCCTGGGTGCAAGGCACAGAGCATAAAGAGACAGAACAGACTGCCCCTGAGCACCTTGGTCTGAGCTAGAAGTTGAGCTCCTTAAATAGATAAATACTACTAATCTTCATCGAATTGCAGCTACTGAATTAGCATGAAACAGTACAATTAGTGCTCCAATACAACAGTATTTCCTGcagttgaaaatgaaaacaaataattgaATAGGCATACAGGAAGTGAGTTATCTTCTTGTGCCCTCTTCGTGGTCTTCCCTATTAGTCTGTTAATAAGAAACGTCTTTTCACTCTAGATGCTATGAGTAATTAGAAAATATCAATAGAAAACGTGCCTGTCAATAGATCTGTACAGGATTAAAgtccttgattttaaaaatcagagtaatATTTGTGAGTCTTAGATCCACAGACAATCAGAGTTAGAgtttattaagaaaacaaacaagagaaGTTTCAATTCTACATGGCAAAAGACAAAGTTCTATAAGTAGGAATCTtcagagtaaaggagaaaaaaaagttatattgTGTGAGCAATTCCACATTTAAATCTAAGTTGTGTTGACCCTTGGAAAATTCTCCCATAGCATTTCCcacattattttttaagtgataaATGCCTCATGCCTCAAATCTATAAGCGAATaaatttctatattaaaaatttattgatATAGTTCCCTGATATGTGTTATTTTTACTCATGCTTGTTATAATAGGGGTAAAATAATGtctaaaatttatgtattttttgataTTCGCAAAAACACAAAacctaatttttatttatccttttattcCCAAACCCAAGGTTTTAATGCCCTTGAGATTAAAAGTTAAtaaacactctttattttcatattaagaatgaaactggatcgaGATATTCAAAAGACAGTCTGGAAGCAGAGAAAAGAAGGGATTCTGAGAAGTCGGGAGTTCGTCTGAGCACGCAGGTGAGCTGACCTCTTTAGAGTTGGTGAGAGAATTAAAGAGCAGAAAGTATAATAGAAACTATCAGGGGGCAAGGGAGTTCTGGGAGAGAAGACTGAGCTGTCCAGATTCATATTAAAGGATAAACAATGTCCTTATGGAGAAGTTAAGGAAAAAGTGGGAGAAGCTGGTCCCTGCTTCCCCCTTCAGCACACATCCCCGAGTTCACATAGAATATATGGTGTAGATACCTCAGCCACTTCCTCTGCTCAGCCTAGGGGAAGAGACTGCTCTTTGTTCAAATCAGGGAGGGATGGGGAGTTTGGCCATGGCATTGACTATTTTCTGCACAATCTTTCAGATGAGGCGTGCAGTCAATCCGAATCACTCGCTGAGATGTTGCGCCATGCGGTGTCACCCATCGTGTAGACACTGCCTTAGTGCAGCTGAGGGAACAGTACTCCTTGGCCCCTGCCGCACAATACGTATTTATATTCACATGTGCCTGTTGTGGGAGCAGGGCCGGCAGATCACCATGATCAGGGTGAGCAGAGATCAAACTACCTCTTTGAAGGGAAGCCACAGGCAATCTGGGTGAGGGGAAGGGTACGGGGAATAGACACTCTTCCACTTGCCTCTCCATGGTCTCCTCCATTCTTGTTCCTCCTGAATGGAGTGCTGGAGGGCTCTAGTCCCTCTTATGCGGCTGTCTTGGAGCCCTGCTGCAGCCTTGGTTAGGTACCAGCTGCCCTCATCTTTGTAGTCTGGTCACAAATAGTGGCTATGTCTTTTTAGCAGCTCCTAACAGGCTTATCCTCAAGGGAagaaggggaaaagggaggaaaaatggtcAGCTCTACTAAGTTCCATATAAGAGGAGTCACGGGTGAAAAAGCATGAGATATCAGATTTGTTTCTTGGATTTGGATGCTTTCCTGGGTGGATCTCCACTTCATTGCTCCTCATAGAAGTTAGGATTGGGCCACAGCTAAAATAGTATGCAAGCGCCAAGGTTGAATTAAGGGTCATAGAGGCCAGGGACCTTCTCACTGTGTGTTGCTATGTTTAGCTAGACATGGCTATTCTGTAGGCACATGCAGGAAAGGAGTGGGTGATGGGGTATTACACCCATGGGTCTCTTCTCTCCTTGAAAGGGATCACAAGAAATATCAGCGCTGAAGACAGACTCTCGAGGGTACCTCGTACGAAATCAGTGGTCCCGAACTTCACGGAGCCCATCCACCAAAGCCCCATCGGTAGATGAGACCAGAAGCAAGACAGCCAGTCTTAAGGTAGAGATGAAGATGAAAGGGAGGAGTATAtgataaaaaatgataataataataataatgacagttCACACTTATTGATGTTTTCTACGTGTCAGGCCCTGTTCTACATACTTTATGTGTTTTAGCTAATTTAGTCCTCACAAAAACGCCCCTATAAGCCCCGttttatagttgagaaaattGCAACACagagtaacttgcctaagatttCACATTAATAATGCTCATAGAGCTGGATTAAAACCCAGGGTCTCTGGGTCTATAAACTGCATACTTAATTATTAAACTCTatggtttctctttccttccttcattcattcaacaactatttattgagtactcaaGACTCAGAAGAGGAGGTGGAAAGGTCAATAAAGGAGGTAAATTGTTGAAGAGTGTTAGATTGTGTGGTACTTTGGGCCCTTAACTAGGCCTGGCCatataagaagaaaaagtttGAGATTAAGATTTTGGATGCAGACAGAATGACACAGATCCAGCCACTGGGAGAACAGGTATTCCTACCAATCCATCTATCTCTGTGAGGAGTGGCTCAATAATCTAATCAAGAACATATCTTTTGAAACATATGAAACAATcataaaaagtgaaataatatgTAGATGCTTAATAACTTATTGCACATCTCAGGAAATGAGTCCTTTCTCTAGAATGATTCCTTCCTCTTTCGGAAGATGATTCTCTCCACTTGAGCTCCACTGGCACAGGAAGCTCTGAAGGCGATGGGGACAGCTTTCCAACCTTACCAGCAACCGTTGCAGTAATCACAGGGCAGGTGTGGAGAGAGATGTGCCCGAGGTTCTTTGTAGAATCTTCTGGTGGGAACATCTGGTCTAGTTGCTCATGGAGTTAACTGGAGGTCACAGATGGAGGCAGTAGCAAGCAAGGTCCCTTGCTCAAGCCCTGTGTCCTACCTGGAGGTCTCTGACTGAGCAGGTATATGGGAAGCAAGTGACAGAACTTTGCAAACTATGTGCCAGCTGCCTAAGGCCAAGGAAGAGGACCTGTGCCCTAtccactcaagaaaaaaaaaaaaagtgtgaggtGCTGATGGGGGAGCTATGGGAAAATGAACGCAGACTACCTCTGTGTCCACTTAACAGAAATAGTTAACATCTTGAGCCCTGAAATGTCTGAGCCCCTTTAACCCTACTTTAAAGGAGCTGAGATGAAGGAGGACCTAGGAATGGAACAGAGGGAAGAGGACAGTTCCTTGACTCCATCCAGCTTGGCAGAGATGAGGGTCCTAGGCGAGCATTTAACTCACACGCCTACTTTCTTGCTCCAGCTCCCCAATAGCTCCGCGACCTCCGGGACTTCCTCCACCTCCCTTAGCCAGCAAGAGTTGCCTCAGCAGCTGATGGCGCAGCCCTCACCGCCCACGCCGCCCACGCCGCCCAAGCCTCCCAACCCGAGTCCTGCCACGCCCCCGGAGATCCAGCCCAAGACCGGGTCCCGGCGCAGCAGCAAGATGTATGAGAATCCCGAAGCCTGGGCTCACGGCATCGTGCGGGGCATCCGCGACTCCCGGGACACGCAGTCCCGGGAATATCCGCGCACGCCGCCCACCGAATGGAAGTCCTATGCTCAGCGCAGGGCGCTCTACCCCTCCCAGCTGGACCACGACTGTGTGACAGATCTGCCCCGGCggcgggaggaagaggaggacgaGGACGAAGCCTACTGGGCATCCGTGAGGACGCTGTACGAGAAGACCGCGAGCTGCTCGCGCCCCAAGCCGGTGAGCAGGACCCACCACCCACGGTACCTCGGGTGCCCCTCCTGGCAGCCTCGCAGCAGGatcctctcccagcctccctcctctcCATGGCGTAGAGAAGTCCCTCCCAGCCCCCTGCTTGTCCTCCCCAAACCTCCCCCTGCAGCCTCGTGGGGGGTCCCCGCTCTTGGCTGTCTAGAGCATGCCAGTGCTCCAAGCAGGGGCCAAACTGTTTTCCCGCCCCTCTGCCTGGAGATGAGCCCTATTCCTGATTCCTTCGGGTCTGTGTGACTGTCCTCCCGTTGGTGCCCCTCTCTGCAGCCCAAACCCAAAGATGCCATCACCATCGCTGTGTCATCCCGGGCGCTATTCAACATGGTGGATGACAGGAAAATCTACGAAGAAGAGGGTCTGGAAAAGTATATGGAGTATCAGCTCACCAACGAGAACGTCATCCTGACCCCAGGGCCCGCGTTCCGCTTTGTCAAGGTACTCTGCAAAGCTGTCTTTGGCCTGCCAGGACCCTggatggtgagggaaggaccCAGGCCGACCCTTGGGATGTCATCCAGGTTCCCTTATAATTCCTAGTCCACCCTCGTCATTCTTTTGAGGTTGACCCTGGGTCAGTTTATGCTTTCACGGTGGTGTCCAGACTGTTAGGAAGGGACTACAGCATACAGCCCTAGATTTGGGATGTTGAGCTTACCTAAGTGGAGTCCTAATCATGAGACCTGATACAGAAACCTTTGTTCCCCCCCAGAAGGAGCAGTAAGACGGAATAACGAGTTTACAATTCCAAGCAGTAGAAATAAAACGCCTCATCAAAATGATATGAAATTCACTTTAGCTGCTCTTGCCCCAAACACAGAATATTAAGAAAATCAAGAAGCTCTTGGTACTTAGGGGAGTGATTTTAATAAAGTAAGGTTCTCTGAACTTATACGGAAATGCATAGCACTTAAAACTCTGATCCCCTATACAACTAATACAAATATTACGCAATAACATCATAACCAGGTAGAAACAAATGACACCTCCACAAGTTGTGAATAGAAAGTGCTTACAGGGCATGGTAGAAGCATGGGAGGAAATCACAAACCTAGTCTAAAGACTCATGTTTAAAAAACAGACCAAGTGCTCACtttggcagcacatatactaaaataggAACAATACAGAGACCATTAGCATGGATATCCTTCTGCGCAAGGATAAAATGCAGATTCATGAAGGAGTCtatattttttacaataaaaaaataatcaccAGATGATCAAGAAAGGCAGATTTcttgagtcaaaaaaaaaaaaatagacaaagcatAAAAGAGTTAACCTGAGCCTTCTCTCTGCCTACCCCACACAGATAATTCTAGTAAACCAAATGTTGTACAGTCTTCAACAAACATGACCCGTGTATTCAGTAAACATTAAGTGAGGTCTTGTGTATGAGAGgctgaaaatacagaaatgaatgGCATAACCCTGCCTTTAAGGAGCTATACTCTTTCAGTAAAGAGTCTTCAGAACTTGAATTTGACATGATAAGATCATTTCCCTCCAGACTCCTAGTGCCCACCTTGCCTGGCTCTCCTGAAACACACTGGTGTTTGTAACTTACAGGCACTGCAGCATGTCAACACTAGACTCCGAGAGCTGTATCCTGATGAACAGGACTTATTTGATATTGTGCTGATGACTAATAACCATGCCCAAGTGGGAGTGCGTCTTATAAATAGCGTCAATCACTATGGTAAGTAAAATAAATACCATGTGGGTGAACAGCTCGCTGCTCTGGAAGAGAGAAGCCATGTTATTTTGCTAACTGTGGCCTAACTAACGCAATGTCTTTGATACTGACACCCTCTTCTGCGTGAGAAATGTTTATTTGCCTATGTCAGAACAAGAGAGGCCATGTTCATTTTTAACTTCAGCACAAAGTTGGGCCCAAAGCTCTGGACTTAACTTGTCAAGTGTGAATTTCAAAGTCTTAATCCCAGGTCCTGCAATATATttctctgttttatgtttttcaCTTCTGAACTTGACTTCAAGGAGCCGTCGACCCAGAGGCTTTCTCTGTGTGATCAAACTTCTCGCTCACCACAGGTACATGGTAAAGGTTTAAAGGTTTTCACCTTTCCTTTCCACTCTTAAAATCTGATCCTCCCTGGCTGCTGTCCCCACACATCAAATCCATACTCATGCCAGCAAAATTCTTTATTCCTTTACATGGAAAATTTGATTGATTCTAGCCTCTTCCTAGCATTTCCATAAGTGTTTTGGAGACTTTAAGAGAAAGTCCTCATTTTTCCTGTTGTGGAATTACCTGACTTTATTTGGGGACCTTTAGCCTATTTTCTAAGCAACATATCCAGTCTTATGAGTATGTCAAGTCAAAAGAAGGTTTAAATTTGGCATATTTAAATTCTAGGTTTAAATTGGGCATACttataaataatcaagatatattaCAAGTTATGAGTTCTGTATTATATTATCTTAATTATAAGGCTGATGTCTTACTGAGAcgtactttaaaaaatgtttgcctTTCAAACATGCAGCCTTCATATTGTTATGAcatgaaaagagagaaggtaTAAAAGGTTTAGCATAGATGAGTGGCGTAGAGTAACTACTCAATAAATAGCAGCTATAATTTTTACAACACATACTCATTTCATTTAGTAGGTGATTTAGGTCTATCTGTCCTCACCATAGTGAGCCCATCAAGGCTAGTATCATAAGGAATCATAGTTATTTACCTATTAATTCTGCTAATGAATGAATTGAGCCCAGTCTTCTTCTTATGCAGCCTTATTCATGGAATAACAACCTTTCACCTAGAAAAGTTAGTTACTTCTCTTCTCTGGGTGCCGAAGGCAATTTGTATCTCTCTCTGCTATGGTTTTTGTTATCTTATAATTATCTATTTACATGCCTAGCTCCTCAGTGAACTGTGATCTCCTTCAGAAAGAGGGACAAGTTTTaatcatttctgaagaccccagTGCCACCAAATAATCTCTGAtcattaaattaatattatttaaagatTTGTAGAGTACACTTTTGTGCCACTTATGCCCAATGTTGAATTAAGCGAAAAAGTGAGAGTATTCTGTTAATACCACAGCAAACACTTACACCTCAACTGTCACTGGACCCTATCTACTCTCTTGGTCCATGCAGATGATAAACAACTGAATAGACTCAAAATCTTACTTTATATCGTCTGCATCTATTCAGATATGTGATAACATATGTCTAAAAACACTCTGAGTGGGTACATAATCTTATATGCGTAATGTTATACTTTATTCTCACATTGTTGAACAAcgttttacttttataaatactCCTGCATGGACACCTTTCTACGTAAATCTTTATCAGAATTTCAGATTATTCTGTTAGAATAAACtcctaaaaaaaaaggaatgctaggtcaaaatgtacaaacctGTTAAATGCTCTTGATACCTATTGTTGTCAAATTATTTACTAGATAGCTTGTACCAAGTAATGCTTTCATCCATAGTCTATGGGATGCCTATTTTACAAGCCTCTCGCCAACATCTagtgttgttttttaattgttgCTGATTTGGCAGGGATTTAATGGTATATTAATGTTTAGTCTGCTATTAATTGCATTTAAAATTTCAGGTCAGGAGACAATTTCAGAc
Coding sequences within:
- the NT5C1B gene encoding cytosolic 5'-nucleotidase 1B isoform X2, which codes for MSQTSLKQKKKNETGSRYSKDSLEAEKRRDSEKSGVRLSTQMRRAVNPNHSLRCCAMRCHPSCRHCLSAAEGTVLLGPCRTIRIYIHMCLLWEQGRQITMIRGSQEISALKTDSRGYLVRNQWSRTSRSPSTKAPSVDETRSKTASLKLPNSSATSGTSSTSLSQQELPQQLMAQPSPPTPPTPPKPPNPSPATPPEIQPKTGSRRSSKMYENPEAWAHGIVRGIRDSRDTQSREYPRTPPTEWKSYAQRRALYPSQLDHDCVTDLPRRREEEEDEDEAYWASVRTLYEKTASCSRPKPPKPKDAITIAVSSRALFNMVDDRKIYEEEGLEKYMEYQLTNENVILTPGPAFRFVKALQHVNTRLRELYPDEQDLFDIVLMTNNHAQVGVRLINSVNHYGLLIDRFCLTGGKSPIGYLKAYLTNLYLSADSEKVQEAIQEGIASATMFDGAKDIAYCDTQLRVAFDGDAVLFSDESEHIAKDHGLDKFFQHETLFENKPLAQGPLKGFLEDLGRLQKKFYAKDERLLCPIRTYLVTARSAASSGARVLKTLRRWGLEIDEALFLAGAPKGPILVKIRPHIFFDDQMFHIQGAQKFGTITAHVPYGINQKTNN
- the NT5C1B gene encoding cytosolic 5'-nucleotidase 1B isoform X4, whose amino-acid sequence is MSQTSLKQKKKNETGSRYSKDSLEAEKRRDSEKSGVRLSTQGSQEISALKTDSRGYLVRNQWSRTSRSPSTKAPSVDETRSKTASLKLPNSSATSGTSSTSLSQQELPQQLMAQPSPPTPPTPPKPPNPSPATPPEIQPKTGSRRSSKMYENPEAWAHGIVRGIRDSRDTQSREYPRTPPTEWKSYAQRRALYPSQLDHDCVTDLPRRREEEEDEDEAYWASVRTLYEKTASCSRPKPPKPKDAITIAVSSRALFNMVDDRKIYEEEGLEKYMEYQLTNENVILTPGPAFRFVKALQHVNTRLRELYPDEQDLFDIVLMTNNHAQVGVRLINSVNHYGLLIDRFCLTGGKSPIGYLKAYLTNLYLSADSEKVQEAIQEGIASATMFDGAKDIAYCDTQLRVAFDGDAVLFSDESEHIAKDHGLDKFFQHETLFENKPLAQGPLKGFLEDLGRLQKKFYAKDERLLCPIRTYLVTARSAASSGARVLKTLRRWGLEIDEALFLAGAPKGPILVKIRPHIFFDDQMFHIQGAQKFGTITAHVPYGINQKTNN
- the NT5C1B gene encoding cytosolic 5'-nucleotidase 1B isoform X1, yielding MSQTSLKQKKKNETGSRYSKDSLEAEKRRDSEKSGVRLSTQMRRAVNPNHSLRCCAMRCHPSCRHCLSAAEGTVLLGPCRTIRIYIHMCLLWEQGRQITMIRGSQEISALKTDSRGYLVRNQWSRTSRSPSTKAPSVDETRSKTASLKVELPNSSATSGTSSTSLSQQELPQQLMAQPSPPTPPTPPKPPNPSPATPPEIQPKTGSRRSSKMYENPEAWAHGIVRGIRDSRDTQSREYPRTPPTEWKSYAQRRALYPSQLDHDCVTDLPRRREEEEDEDEAYWASVRTLYEKTASCSRPKPPKPKDAITIAVSSRALFNMVDDRKIYEEEGLEKYMEYQLTNENVILTPGPAFRFVKALQHVNTRLRELYPDEQDLFDIVLMTNNHAQVGVRLINSVNHYGLLIDRFCLTGGKSPIGYLKAYLTNLYLSADSEKVQEAIQEGIASATMFDGAKDIAYCDTQLRVAFDGDAVLFSDESEHIAKDHGLDKFFQHETLFENKPLAQGPLKGFLEDLGRLQKKFYAKDERLLCPIRTYLVTARSAASSGARVLKTLRRWGLEIDEALFLAGAPKGPILVKIRPHIFFDDQMFHIQGAQKFGTITAHVPYGINQKTNN
- the NT5C1B gene encoding cytosolic 5'-nucleotidase 1B isoform X3, whose product is MSQTSLKQKKKNETGSRYSKDSLEAEKRRDSEKSGVRLSTQGHPSCRHCLSAAEGTVLLGPCRTIRIYIHMCLLWEQGRQITMIRGSQEISALKTDSRGYLVRNQWSRTSRSPSTKAPSVDETRSKTASLKLPNSSATSGTSSTSLSQQELPQQLMAQPSPPTPPTPPKPPNPSPATPPEIQPKTGSRRSSKMYENPEAWAHGIVRGIRDSRDTQSREYPRTPPTEWKSYAQRRALYPSQLDHDCVTDLPRRREEEEDEDEAYWASVRTLYEKTASCSRPKPPKPKDAITIAVSSRALFNMVDDRKIYEEEGLEKYMEYQLTNENVILTPGPAFRFVKALQHVNTRLRELYPDEQDLFDIVLMTNNHAQVGVRLINSVNHYGLLIDRFCLTGGKSPIGYLKAYLTNLYLSADSEKVQEAIQEGIASATMFDGAKDIAYCDTQLRVAFDGDAVLFSDESEHIAKDHGLDKFFQHETLFENKPLAQGPLKGFLEDLGRLQKKFYAKDERLLCPIRTYLVTARSAASSGARVLKTLRRWGLEIDEALFLAGAPKGPILVKIRPHIFFDDQMFHIQGAQKFGTITAHVPYGINQKTNN